The following are encoded together in the Streptomyces rapamycinicus NRRL 5491 genome:
- the mce gene encoding methylmalonyl-CoA epimerase — MLTRIDHIGIACSDLDKTVEFYRATYGFEVFHSEINEEQGVREAMLKINETSDGGASYLQLLEPIREDSAVGKWMAKNGEGVHHIAFGTADVDTDSEAIRDKGVRVLYEQPRRGSMDSRITFLHPKDCHGVLTELVTAANPAAHKDEEDH; from the coding sequence ATGCTGACGAGAATCGACCACATCGGGATCGCCTGTTCCGACCTCGACAAGACTGTCGAGTTCTACCGTGCCACGTACGGCTTCGAGGTGTTCCACTCCGAGATCAACGAGGAGCAGGGCGTCCGCGAGGCTATGCTCAAGATCAATGAGACCTCCGACGGCGGGGCCTCCTACCTGCAGCTTCTCGAGCCGATCCGGGAGGACTCCGCGGTCGGCAAGTGGATGGCCAAGAACGGTGAGGGCGTCCACCACATCGCCTTCGGCACCGCCGACGTCGACACCGACTCCGAGGCCATCCGCGACAAGGGCGTCCGGGTCCTCTACGAACAGCCCCGCCGTGGCTCGATGGACTCCCGGATCACCTTCCTCCACCCCAAGGACTGTCACGGTGTGCTGACCGAACTCGTCACCGCCGCGAACCCCGCCGCGCACAAGGACGAAGAGGATCACTGA